In Marivivens aquimaris, one genomic interval encodes:
- a CDS encoding ester cyclase translates to MTPAELSEIYRCYIDCLNRQDWANLGKFVHEEAEHNGKQVGLSGYRQMLERDFREIPDLRFNIGLLIAEPPHIAAKLEFDCTPKGEFFGLPINGRRVQFDENVFYRFEDGKVRQVWSVIDRKSVEDQL, encoded by the coding sequence GTGACACCCGCAGAATTATCTGAAATCTACCGTTGCTATATCGATTGCCTGAACAGGCAGGATTGGGCGAACCTCGGCAAATTCGTCCACGAGGAGGCCGAGCATAACGGCAAACAGGTCGGGCTCTCAGGCTACCGGCAGATGCTGGAGCGGGACTTTCGCGAAATCCCCGATCTGCGTTTCAACATCGGCCTGCTGATCGCGGAGCCGCCGCATATCGCCGCGAAGCTGGAGTTCGACTGCACGCCAAAGGGCGAGTTTTTCGGCCTACCCATCAACGGCAGGCGCGTACAGTTCGACGAGAACGTGTTCTACAGGTTCGAAGACGGCAAAGTCCGGCAGGTCTGGTCGGTGATCGACCGCAAATCCGTCGAAGATCAGCTATGA
- a CDS encoding MBL fold metallo-hydrolase, with protein MAITRRTMIMGTAAMAGTLPFRLHASTTVGNYTVDTLSDGNLILPAGFILGEHVNDAADILARYDLGTEQLTPDCNVTLLRDGENTILIDVGSGMNFQPSAGRLVDSLDALGVAPEDVTHVLFTHAHPDHLWGVLDDFYEPVFYNARHMIGRAERDYWLDPETVNTIGEERMAFAAGALRYLNAVEMDVFDDGEDVLTGLQAVGTPGHTPGHMAFAVNGSDPLMIVGDSIGNHHVAFEQPQWELGSDQDGEMGAATRTALLDRLNADKAMLVGFHFPFPGIGHAEKSGDGYRFIPA; from the coding sequence ATGGCTATCACACGCCGGACGATGATCATGGGCACTGCCGCGATGGCCGGAACCCTGCCATTTCGCCTTCATGCCTCGACGACCGTCGGCAACTACACGGTCGACACGCTGTCGGACGGCAACCTCATTTTGCCTGCCGGTTTTATCCTCGGGGAGCATGTGAATGACGCCGCCGACATCCTCGCGCGCTATGATCTCGGCACCGAGCAACTGACCCCCGATTGCAATGTCACGCTGCTGCGCGATGGCGAGAATACGATCCTGATCGACGTCGGTTCGGGCATGAATTTCCAGCCCAGCGCGGGTCGGCTGGTCGACTCGCTGGACGCGCTGGGTGTCGCGCCGGAGGACGTCACGCATGTCCTTTTTACCCACGCGCACCCCGACCACCTTTGGGGCGTGCTCGACGACTTCTATGAGCCAGTGTTCTACAACGCCCGCCACATGATCGGACGAGCGGAGCGTGACTACTGGCTCGACCCCGAAACGGTGAACACAATCGGCGAAGAACGTATGGCATTTGCGGCCGGTGCGCTTCGGTATCTGAATGCCGTCGAAATGGACGTGTTCGACGATGGCGAGGATGTGCTTACGGGCCTTCAGGCTGTCGGAACACCGGGACACACCCCCGGTCACATGGCGTTCGCCGTGAACGGTTCCGATCCGCTGATGATCGTCGGCGATAGTATCGGCAACCACCATGTCGCGTTCGAACAGCCGCAGTGGGAATTGGGTTCCGATCAGGACGGCGAGATGGGCGCGGCGACACGGACCGCGCTGCTGGATCGTCTGAATGCGGACAAGGCGATGCTGGTCGGCTTCCACTTCCCCTTCCCCGGCATCGGGCACGCGGAAAAATCAGGCGACGGCTACCGTTTCATTCCCGCCTGA
- the gcvT gene encoding glycine cleavage system aminomethyltransferase GcvT, with the protein MSDMKRTGLFDLHLELGAKMVPFAGYDMPVQYPMGVMKEHLWTRENAGLFDVSHMGQVILRGDDVASKFEALVPMNVQGLKEGRQRYGFFTNDDGGIRDDLMFANRGDHLFVVVNAACKDADIAYMRSALEGVEVIEVTDRSLVALQGPKAEAALQPIADVAEMKFMDVATIDTDYGELWISRSGYTGEDGFEISVPDQHAEAFARRLLADDAVAPIGLGARDSLRLEAGLCLYGSDIDEVTTPAAADLLWAIQKVRVNGERAGGFPGADRIIEEIENGAPSKRVGLLPDGRAPMRAGTQLFADAEGGVPIGVVTSGAFGPSIERPMSMAYVPTELAHNDVVIFGEVRGKRLPAKVTALPFRPSAYKR; encoded by the coding sequence ATGAGCGATATGAAACGCACGGGGCTTTTCGATCTTCATCTGGAACTGGGTGCCAAGATGGTGCCGTTCGCGGGCTACGATATGCCCGTGCAGTACCCGATGGGCGTGATGAAAGAACACCTCTGGACCCGCGAGAATGCGGGGCTGTTCGACGTCAGCCACATGGGTCAGGTCATCCTGCGTGGTGACGATGTCGCATCCAAGTTCGAAGCGCTCGTCCCGATGAACGTGCAGGGCCTCAAAGAAGGTCGCCAGCGCTATGGCTTTTTCACCAACGATGATGGCGGCATCCGTGATGATCTGATGTTTGCCAACCGCGGCGATCATCTGTTCGTGGTCGTGAATGCCGCCTGCAAGGATGCCGATATCGCCTACATGCGTTCCGCGCTGGAAGGTGTCGAGGTAATCGAGGTGACTGACCGCTCGCTCGTGGCTCTACAGGGCCCGAAGGCCGAAGCCGCGCTTCAACCGATTGCGGACGTTGCCGAGATGAAGTTCATGGACGTGGCCACTATCGACACCGACTACGGCGAACTCTGGATCAGCCGTTCGGGTTATACCGGTGAGGACGGGTTCGAGATCTCCGTGCCCGACCAACATGCCGAAGCCTTCGCCCGCCGACTTCTGGCCGATGATGCGGTTGCTCCGATTGGTCTTGGCGCGCGCGATAGCCTGCGTCTTGAGGCTGGTCTGTGCCTCTACGGTTCCGACATCGACGAAGTGACCACGCCTGCCGCGGCCGATCTCCTTTGGGCGATCCAGAAGGTGCGCGTAAACGGCGAGCGTGCAGGTGGCTTTCCTGGTGCTGACCGTATCATCGAAGAAATTGAAAACGGCGCGCCTAGCAAGCGTGTTGGGCTGCTGCCCGACGGCCGTGCGCCGATGCGCGCAGGCACACAGCTCTTCGCGGATGCCGAAGGCGGCGTGCCGATCGGCGTCGTCACCTCCGGCGCATTCGGACCGTCAATCGAGCGCCCGATGTCGATGGCCTATGTGCCAACGGAACTTGCACACAATGACGTAGT